The segment GATGTACTTGAAGCTATTTCCTGCGGAGCTGATAATTTTATAACCAAACCTTTTAGCGAAGATTATCTGATTGCTCATATTAAACAAATCCATGCCAATAAGGGAATCCAAAAAAATGAGAGCGACAGCGTTGGAGTGGGAATCACATTTGCAGGTAAAAGAAGTTTTATCACAGCCACTCGGCAGCAAATACTCACACTGCTCATTTCAACCTATGAAGCGGCGGTGTATAAGAACAAGGAACTGACCCAAACACAGGAAAAGTTGAAGCTGTTGAATGAAAACTTGGAAGATCTGGTGGAAAAAAGAACGGCAACGCTATCCGAGGAGATCGAGGAGCGCATACTGGCTGAATCGCAAAAAGAAATAGCTCTCGAGGCATTAACGAGATCAGAGAAGAATTTCCGACGCTCGCTGGATGACTCGCCGCTGGGGGTGCGTGTCGCGGCAGACAAAGGCGAGACTATTTACGCCAATAAAATGCTTCTGGATATATACGGCTACGCAAATGTTGAGGAACTGAATAAAGTTCCAATCAAGGAGCGCTATACCCCTCAGAGCTATGCCGAATTCCAAATGAGAAAAAAAGATCGGGAGCGGGGAGATTTCGGACCAAGCGAATATGAAATCAACATCGTCAGAAAAAATGGAGAAATTCGTCATCTCCTGGTGTTTCGCAAGGAGATTCTTTGGAACGGCACCAAGCAGTTTCAGGTCATCTACCAGGACATCACCGACCGCAAGCAGGCCGAAGAAAAAATAAGAAATTCCCTGGCGGAAAAGGAAGTACTGTTAAAAGAAGTTCACCACCGGGTAAAAAATAACCTGATGACCCTCATCGGCCTGATCAAAATGCAGGAAGCGAAAACCGATAATGTAGCCTTCAGTGATTTGCTGCGGGAATTGGAAGGCCGTGTCCGCGCCATGGCGCAGGTGCACGAGAACCTGCACAAATCCAAAGACCTGGCCCGCGTCAATCTGCAAGATTATATTGAGACGATGAGCGCCCATATCCGCGCCCAATTCGGAGCGGATCGCGATATCCATTTCCAGGTGCAGGCGGCCGGAGTGGAAGTGAACCTGGATATCGCCATCCCCTGCGGACTGATCCTGAACGAACTGATCACCAACGCCTGCAAGCATGCTTTCCCCGCCGGGCAGCCGGGCGAGATTTGCATTTCATTTCAAGAACGTACGGGCGTAAAATTTTACGCCCCTACAGAAGATACGGGCACGGTCCCAGTTAGGGGCACGGCGCGCCGTGCCCCTACGGATGGAGAAAATGCCCCTGCCTTCGAATTGACCGTGGCCGACAACGGGGTGGGGCTGCCGGCCGACTTGGACTTTGAGAAATCGGAAACCCTGGGACTGCGGCTTGTCAAAATGCTGAGCCAACAGCTCAACGGTTCAATCGCATTGGACCGTTCTGCCGGAACTGTTTTCAGTTTGAAATTTCCAGTGGCCGTCCCATGATGGAAATTTTGGTCCAGGCAAGAGTTACAGGTTTGCAGAAATGCTTGCGTTTTATATATCGGTTATTTTCAGACGTTTGGAC is part of the Candidatus Aminicenantes bacterium genome and harbors:
- a CDS encoding response regulator encodes the protein MKDKKNSEIDGVQILIAEDSPTQAEQLKYLLEKQNYKVLVAKDGKEALEMVGKHSPSLVISDIVMPEMSGYELCKEIKACKSTMDIPVILLTSLFRSEDVLEAISCGADNFITKPFSEDYLIAHIKQIHANKGIQKNESDSVGVGITFAGKRSFITATRQQILTLLISTYEAAVYKNKELTQTQEKLKLLNENLEDLVEKRTATLSEEIEERILAESQKEIALEALTRSEKNFRRSLDDSPLGVRVAADKGETIYANKMLLDIYGYANVEELNKVPIKERYTPQSYAEFQMRKKDRERGDFGPSEYEINIVRKNGEIRHLLVFRKEILWNGTKQFQVIYQDITDRKQAEEKIRNSLAEKEVLLKEVHHRVKNNLMTLIGLIKMQEAKTDNVAFSDLLRELEGRVRAMAQVHENLHKSKDLARVNLQDYIETMSAHIRAQFGADRDIHFQVQAAGVEVNLDIAIPCGLILNELITNACKHAFPAGQPGEICISFQERTGVKFYAPTEDTGTVPVRGTARRAPTDGENAPAFELTVADNGVGLPADLDFEKSETLGLRLVKMLSQQLNGSIALDRSAGTVFSLKFPVAVP